One genomic window of Acidovorax radicis includes the following:
- a CDS encoding NADP-dependent isocitrate dehydrogenase, giving the protein MTTQQPTIIYTLTDEAPRLATASFLPLIRAFTAPAGINVVESDISVAARVLGEFPEFLKEEQRAPNTLAELGKKTLQADTNIIKLPNISASVGQLIACIKELQGKGYALPDYPEDPKTDEEKSIRARYAKCIGSAVNPVLREGNSDRRAPKAVKEYARKNPHSMAEWSQASRSHVSHMHAGDFYHGEKSITLDRARDVKMELIAKSGKTIILKPKVSLLDREIIDSMFMSKKALVEFYEKEIEDAHKTGVMFSLHVKATMMKVSHPIVFGHCVKIFYKDAFAKHGKLFDELGVNVNNGMANLYEKVATLPTAQREEVMRDLHACHATRPELAMVDSAKGITNFHSPNDIIVDASMPAMIRNGGKMWGADGRLKDVKAVMPESTFARIYQEIINFCKWHGAFDPKTMGTVPNVGLMAQQAEEYGSHDKTFEIPEDGVANITDLATGEVLLSQNVEAGDIWRMCQVKDAAIRDWVKLAVNRARNSGMPVVFWLDAYRPHEAQLITKVKMYLHEHDTTGLDIQIMSQVRAMRYTLERVVRGLDTISATGNILRDYLTDLFPIMELGTSAKMLSIVPLMAGGGMYETGAGGSAPKHVQQLVEENHLRWDSLGEFLALAVSLEDLGLKTGNAHAKVLAKTLDAATGKLLDNNKNPSPKTGQLDNRGSQFYLALYWAQELAAQTADAELAKRFAPLAKQLSDNEQTIVAELAAVQGHPADIGGYYLPDTAKLDAVMRPSHTLNNVLKAVA; this is encoded by the coding sequence ATGACGACCCAGCAACCGACCATCATTTACACCCTGACCGACGAGGCACCTCGCCTGGCCACGGCTTCTTTTCTGCCCTTGATCCGCGCGTTTACCGCGCCGGCCGGCATCAACGTGGTGGAGTCCGACATTTCGGTGGCGGCCCGCGTGCTGGGCGAGTTCCCCGAGTTCCTGAAGGAAGAGCAGCGCGCCCCCAACACGCTCGCCGAGCTGGGCAAAAAGACCCTGCAAGCCGATACCAACATCATCAAGCTGCCCAACATCAGCGCCTCGGTGGGCCAGCTGATCGCCTGTATCAAGGAACTGCAAGGCAAGGGCTACGCGCTGCCCGACTACCCCGAAGACCCGAAGACGGACGAAGAAAAATCGATCCGCGCGCGCTATGCCAAGTGCATTGGCAGTGCCGTGAACCCCGTGCTGCGCGAAGGCAACTCGGACCGCCGCGCGCCCAAGGCCGTCAAGGAATACGCACGCAAGAACCCGCACAGCATGGCCGAGTGGAGCCAGGCCTCGCGCTCGCATGTCTCGCACATGCACGCCGGCGACTTCTACCATGGCGAAAAGTCCATCACGCTGGACCGCGCCCGTGACGTGAAGATGGAGCTGATTGCCAAGAGCGGCAAGACCATCATCCTCAAACCCAAGGTCTCGCTGCTCGACCGCGAGATCATCGACAGCATGTTCATGAGCAAGAAGGCGCTGGTCGAGTTCTACGAAAAAGAAATCGAAGACGCGCACAAGACCGGCGTGATGTTCTCGCTGCACGTCAAGGCCACGATGATGAAGGTGTCGCACCCCATCGTGTTCGGCCACTGCGTGAAGATCTTCTACAAAGACGCTTTCGCCAAACACGGCAAGCTGTTTGACGAGCTGGGCGTGAACGTGAACAACGGCATGGCCAACCTGTACGAAAAGGTCGCCACCTTGCCCACCGCACAGCGCGAAGAAGTCATGCGTGACCTGCACGCCTGCCACGCCACCCGCCCCGAGCTGGCCATGGTGGACTCGGCCAAGGGCATCACCAACTTTCACTCGCCCAACGACATCATCGTGGACGCGTCCATGCCCGCGATGATCCGCAACGGCGGCAAGATGTGGGGTGCCGATGGCCGCCTGAAGGACGTGAAGGCCGTGATGCCCGAATCGACCTTTGCCCGCATCTACCAGGAGATCATCAACTTCTGCAAATGGCACGGCGCGTTCGACCCCAAGACCATGGGCACGGTGCCCAACGTGGGCCTGATGGCCCAGCAGGCCGAGGAATACGGCTCGCACGACAAGACGTTTGAAATTCCCGAAGACGGCGTGGCCAACATCACCGACCTGGCCACCGGCGAAGTGCTGCTGTCCCAGAACGTGGAAGCGGGCGACATCTGGCGCATGTGCCAGGTCAAGGACGCCGCGATCCGCGACTGGGTGAAACTGGCCGTGAACCGCGCCCGCAACTCCGGCATGCCCGTGGTGTTCTGGCTCGATGCGTACCGCCCGCACGAAGCGCAGTTGATCACCAAGGTCAAGATGTACCTGCACGAGCACGACACCACTGGCCTGGATATCCAGATCATGAGCCAGGTGCGTGCGATGCGCTACACGCTGGAGCGTGTGGTGCGTGGCCTGGACACCATCAGCGCCACCGGCAACATCCTGCGCGACTACCTGACCGACCTGTTCCCCATCATGGAACTGGGCACCTCGGCCAAGATGCTGTCCATCGTGCCTTTGATGGCGGGTGGCGGCATGTACGAAACCGGTGCGGGTGGCTCGGCGCCCAAGCATGTGCAACAGTTGGTGGAAGAAAACCACCTGCGCTGGGATTCGCTGGGCGAGTTCCTGGCGCTGGCCGTGTCGCTGGAAGACCTGGGCCTGAAAACCGGCAACGCACACGCCAAGGTGCTGGCCAAGACGCTGGATGCCGCCACCGGCAAGCTGCTGGACAACAACAAGAACCCCTCGCCCAAGACCGGCCAGCTTGACAACCGTGGCAGCCAGTTTTATCTGGCCTTGTACTGGGCACAGGAGCTGGCCGCGCAGACTGCAGACGCCGAGCTGGCCAAGCGGTTCGCGCCGCTGGCCAAACAGCTGAGTGACAACGAGCAGACCATCGTGGCCGAATTGGCCGCCGTGCAGGGCCACCCCGCCGACATCGGTGGCTACTACCTGCCCGATACGGCCAAGCTGGACGCCGTGATGCGCCCCAGCCACACGTTGAACAACGTGTTGAAGGCGGTGGCCTGA
- the cas2 gene encoding CRISPR-associated endonuclease Cas2: MRMMVFFDLPVVTKAERRAYTVFRRFLLNDGYDMIQYSVYGRILNGSDAEEKHMKRLLANLPPEGSVRVLTVTEKQFASMKMLVGLPLFQEKKVNAAQIALF; encoded by the coding sequence ATGCGCATGATGGTGTTCTTCGACTTGCCAGTGGTGACCAAGGCCGAGCGCCGGGCCTACACCGTGTTCCGCCGCTTCTTGCTCAACGACGGCTACGACATGATCCAGTACTCGGTGTATGGCCGCATCTTGAACGGCAGCGACGCCGAAGAAAAGCATATGAAACGCTTGCTGGCAAACTTACCCCCTGAAGGCTCTGTACGGGTATTGACAGTGACCGAAAAACAATTTGCCAGCATGAAGATGCTGGTGGGGCTGCCGCTGTTTCAGGAAAAAAAAGTCAACGCTGCCCAAATTGCGTTGTTTTGA
- the cas1 gene encoding type II CRISPR-associated endonuclease Cas1 translates to MVWRSVIVSKPAKLKREHFALVVEQEQSARVPFEDIAVIVLNHREITLTHPVLSACAEYGIGMYSTGDNHQPNGVFLPFLQHSRATRMQRLQLSIDKPTAKRAWATIVQSKIDNQTRCLQLLAVSGADRLASYARRVRSGDTGNMEAQASAYYFPQLFGRSFHRSQEGWVNAALDYGYAVMRGACARALVAHGLLPSVGLFHSSEQNAFNLADDLIEPYRAIVDLHVAQNCPAETDGDLSPTDKVALVGLLNVDVAMPRGRMSVLSSIEQAAESLARLLDGGGEQALELPRLVGLDQHRFEM, encoded by the coding sequence GGTGGAGCAAGAGCAATCGGCCCGTGTACCGTTTGAAGACATCGCGGTAATCGTGCTCAACCACCGCGAGATCACGCTCACGCACCCTGTGCTTTCGGCCTGCGCCGAATACGGCATTGGCATGTACAGCACAGGCGACAACCACCAGCCTAATGGCGTTTTTTTGCCCTTCTTGCAGCACAGCCGTGCTACCCGCATGCAGCGCCTGCAGCTGAGCATTGACAAGCCCACCGCCAAGCGTGCATGGGCCACCATCGTGCAAAGCAAGATCGACAACCAGACCCGGTGCCTGCAACTGCTGGCTGTCTCTGGCGCAGACCGCCTGGCCTCGTATGCACGCAGGGTGCGCTCGGGCGATACCGGCAATATGGAAGCGCAGGCCAGCGCGTATTACTTTCCGCAACTGTTTGGACGCAGCTTTCACCGCAGCCAGGAAGGCTGGGTAAATGCCGCCCTGGACTACGGTTACGCCGTGATGCGCGGTGCCTGCGCCCGTGCGCTGGTAGCGCATGGCTTGCTGCCCAGCGTGGGGCTGTTTCACAGCAGCGAGCAAAACGCCTTCAACCTGGCCGACGACCTGATCGAACCGTATCGCGCCATCGTGGACCTGCATGTGGCGCAAAACTGCCCGGCAGAGACGGACGGCGACCTGAGCCCTACCGACAAGGTGGCCTTGGTGGGCCTGCTGAACGTGGACGTGGCCATGCCGCGTGGCCGCATGAGCGTGCTGTCTTCCATCGAGCAGGCGGCAGAGTCGTTGGCCAGGCTGCTGGACGGCGGCGGCGAACAAGCCCTGGAGTTGCCCAGGCTGGTGGGCCTAGACCAGCACAGATTTGAGATGTAG